The Tistrella bauzanensis genome has a window encoding:
- a CDS encoding ABC transporter ATP-binding protein: protein MTAVLEMRAVTGGYGPAQVLFGIDLAVRAGEVVALIGRNGMGKSTTIGAALGLVDVTGGRIGVDGRDMTGAPSHRIARAGLGLVPEGRQVVPGLTVHENLVATARPGPWTEAAVHDLFPRLAERGRQTARLLSGGEQQMLAIGRALLTNPRLLILDEATEGLAPLIRREIWAVLARLKAEGLAILVVDKDLKALAGLADHAVGLERGRVAWSGAGAELARPDGAARRLVGV from the coding sequence ATGACCGCGGTGCTGGAGATGCGGGCCGTTACTGGCGGCTATGGACCGGCACAGGTGCTGTTCGGCATCGATCTTGCCGTGCGGGCAGGCGAGGTGGTGGCGTTGATTGGCCGCAACGGCATGGGCAAATCCACCACCATCGGCGCGGCGCTGGGGCTGGTGGATGTGACCGGGGGCCGGATCGGCGTCGATGGCCGCGACATGACCGGCGCGCCATCGCATCGCATCGCCCGCGCCGGGCTGGGACTGGTGCCCGAGGGCCGGCAGGTGGTCCCGGGGCTGACGGTGCACGAGAATCTGGTGGCGACGGCCCGGCCCGGCCCCTGGACCGAGGCCGCCGTCCACGACCTGTTTCCGCGACTGGCTGAGCGGGGCCGGCAGACGGCGCGGCTGCTGTCGGGGGGTGAACAGCAGATGCTGGCGATCGGCCGGGCGCTGCTGACCAATCCGCGGCTGCTGATCCTGGACGAAGCGACCGAGGGGCTGGCGCCCCTGATCCGCCGTGAGATCTGGGCGGTGCTGGCCCGGCTGAAGGCCGAGGGGCTGGCGATCCTGGTGGTCGACAAGGATCTGAAGGCGCTGGCCGGTCTTGCCGATCACGCGGTCGGGCTGGAACGCGGCCGGGTCGCCTGGTCGGGGGCCGGCGCAGAGCTTGCCCGGCCCGACGGCGCGGCCCGCCGGCTGGTGGGGGTTTGA
- a CDS encoding ABC transporter ATP-binding protein, with translation MSETRIPATPPLLTVAGVTRRFGALAAADDLNLAVLPGEIHALIGPNGAGKTTTCALISGELAADEGRIGFDGRDVTAEGVVARARRGLVRAYQVVALFPTLTARETIEVALIAPTRSVWRPFAARDRDRRLADSAGEVLRRFGLDPDDRRPAAVLSHGERRRLEIALAAARRPRLLLLDEPLAGLGPEESAAMVETIRTLAADATILMVEHDMEAVFALAGRVTVLVAGHAIATGTPDAIRADARVIKAYLGEDDAG, from the coding sequence ATGAGCGAGACACGCATCCCGGCGACCCCGCCCTTGCTGACGGTTGCCGGTGTGACCCGGCGCTTCGGCGCGCTGGCGGCGGCCGACGACCTGAACCTTGCGGTGCTGCCGGGCGAGATCCATGCGCTGATCGGGCCCAACGGTGCCGGCAAGACCACCACCTGTGCGCTGATTTCGGGCGAGCTTGCCGCCGATGAGGGCCGTATCGGCTTCGACGGCCGGGATGTCACCGCCGAGGGCGTGGTGGCGCGGGCGCGGCGCGGGCTGGTGCGGGCCTATCAGGTGGTGGCCCTGTTCCCGACCCTGACCGCGCGCGAGACCATCGAGGTGGCGCTGATCGCGCCGACCCGCTCGGTCTGGCGGCCATTTGCCGCGCGCGATCGCGACCGGCGGCTGGCCGACAGCGCCGGCGAGGTCTTGCGGCGGTTCGGCCTGGACCCTGATGACCGGCGGCCGGCGGCGGTGCTGTCGCATGGCGAGCGCCGGCGGCTGGAAATCGCCCTGGCCGCTGCCCGCAGACCCCGGCTGCTGCTGCTCGATGAACCGCTGGCAGGGCTTGGGCCGGAAGAGAGTGCCGCCATGGTCGAGACCATCCGCACCCTTGCCGCTGATGCCACGATCCTGATGGTGGAGCATGACATGGAGGCGGTGTTCGCACTGGCCGGCCGGGTGACGGTGCTGGTGGCCGGGCATGCGATCGCAACCGGGACACCCGATGCGATCCGTGCCGATGCGCGTGTGATCAAGGCCTATCTGGGCGAGGATGACGCCGGATGA